The following are encoded together in the Synchiropus splendidus isolate RoL2022-P1 chromosome 7, RoL_Sspl_1.0, whole genome shotgun sequence genome:
- the LOC128762722 gene encoding gastrula zinc finger protein XlCGF42.1-like, which produces MIILLKMMTKRQDARQLPVSQQLSTEQQECCSSMDQEGPELCLIKEEEEDSSYITLVDVKNEDEAEPPTSNLAHSVKTEPDGNCEESVSYNYLDTPHHQCSLSPESDTDDSEDWRETSNVQNPEVHVGEKKADTDRKSFMCSGCGKKCSSTSGLTKHRKSCCGSLTCLICGKCFTKRNTLKSHMTIHSGEKPFSCTQCGLCFTQKANLKRHMEMHIGEKPFSCSQCGNCFTQRGNLKRHMRIHTGEKPFSCCHCNTSYTLRESLKDHMRIHTGEKPFSCSQCGKCFTQRGTLKKHLKIHTVAISV; this is translated from the exons ATGATAATCCTGTTAAAGATGATGACCAAGAGACAAG ATGCACGGCAGCTGCCGGTGAGCCAACAACTTtctactgagcagcaggagtgctGCTCCAGTATGGACCAGGAGGGTCCAGAACTTTGTCTCattaaagaagaagaggaggactcGTCATATATCACTCTTGTCgatgtgaaaaatgaagatgAGGCGGAGCCGCCAACCAGCAATTTGGCTCATAGCGTAAAAACAGAGCCTGATGGAAACTGTGAAGAATCAGTTTCATACAACTATTTGGACACACCTCACCACcagtgctctctctctccggaatctgacactgatgacagtgaagactggagagaaaccagcaACGTTCAGAATCCAGAGGTTCATGTCGGGGAGAAGAAGGCAGATACTGATCGGAAATCATTCATGTGCTCTGGGTGTGGGAAAAAATGTTCGTCAACATCTGGACTCACAAAGCATAGAAAATCCTGCTGTGGATCCTTGACTTGTTTGATTTGTGGAAAGTGTTTTACAAAGAGAAATACTCTTAAGAGTCATATGACTATTCACagtggagaaaaacctttcagctgtaCTCAGTGTGGTTTATGCTTTACACAGAAAGCAAACCTGAAAAGACACATGGAAATGCACATAGGTGAAAAacccttcagctgctctcagtgtgggaATTGTTTTACACAAAGGGGGAACCTGAAGagacacatgagaattcacacaggagaaaaacctttcagctgctgtCACTGTAATACATCATACACACTCAGAGAAAGTCTGAAAGATCACATGAGAATACACACAGGTGAAAAACCCTTCAGCtgttctcagtgtggtaaatgttttacaCAAAGAGGCACCCTGAAGAAACACTTAAAAATCCACACAGTTGCTATTAGTGTGTAA
- the coq2 gene encoding 4-hydroxybenzoate polyprenyltransferase, mitochondrial produces the protein MLHPSKLTGQFALGALRRLPSSIRMRLNSGHHYSNTLWRGEGLHGQNVCTPLTRGLKIQSNGRSLGMPPATIVNAAPARLQPYLRLMRLDKPIGTWLLYLPCTWSIALAADPGCLPDVGMLTLFGTGALLMRGAGCTINDMWDKEFDKKVSRTANRPIAAGEVSRMQAFVFLGGQLSLALGVLLCLNFYSIALGATSLSLVITYPLIKRISYWPQLMLGLTFNWGAMLGWAAVRGSCDWSVCLPLYISGVMWTLIYDTIYAHQDKDDDIKIGVKSTALRFQEQTKPWLCGFSVAMMSGLVVAGINADQTLPYYAVISTVALHLAHQIYTVDIDKPEDCWKKFVSNRNLGLLIFLGIVAGNLWKDSDEVLLQNGEGLKNTIET, from the exons ATGTTGCACCCTTCAAAGCTGACTGGCCAGTTTGCCCTGGGTGCCCTCAGAAGACTTCCCAGCAGCATCCGCATGCGTCTGAATAGTGGCCATCACTACTCAAACACACTGTGGAGAGGAGAAGGACTTCATGGCCAGAATGTGTGTACTCCATTAACCAGGGGACTGAAAATACAAAGCAATGGAAGAAGTCTTGGTATGCCGCCTGCAACGATTGTCAACGCTGCTCCTGCTCGTcttcaaccatatctcaggctgatgagGCTTGACAAACCGATCG GTACTTGGCTGCTGTATCTTCCATGTACGTGGAGCATTGCTCTGGCTGCAGATCCAGGCTGTCTCCCTGATGTAGGGATGCTCACCTTGTTTGGGACGGGTGCTCTGTTGATGAGAGGAGCGGGTTGCACCATCAATGATATGTGGGATAAAGAGTTTGACAAGAAG gtttccaGGACAGCAAATCGACCAATTGCGGCTGGTGAGGTTTCTCGGATGCAGGCTTTCGTTTTCCTGGGAGGACAGCTCTCACTTGCACTTGGGGTGCTTCTTTGTCTCAACTTCTACAG cATCGCTCTGGGTGCCACTTCTTTGTCTCTGGTGATCACCTACCCGCTTATAAAGAGAATCAGTTATTGGCCCCAGCTGATGCTTG GTCTCACATTCAACTGGGGAGCAATGCTGGGGTGGGCTGCTGTCAGAGGCTCCTGTGATTGGTCCGTTTGTCTTCCATTGTACATTTCAGGGGTGATGTGGACACTGATATACGACACCATATACGCCCACCAg GATAAGGATGATGACATCAAAATAGGAGTGAAATCTACTGCTCTGAGGTTCCAGGAGCAAACCAAACCTTGGCTTTGTGGCTTCTCTGTGGCAATGATGTCTGGTCTGGTTGTTGCTGGCATCAATGCTGATCAGACTCTACCTTACTATGCTGTTATCTCCACTGTCGCTCTTCATCTTGCACATCAG ATTTACACAGTGGACATCGACAAGCCAGAAGACTGCTGGAAAAAATTTGTCTCGAACAGAAATCTTGGGTTGTTGATCTTTTTAGGCATAGTGGCAGGAAATTTGTGGAAAGACAGTGATGAGGTTCTGCTACAGAATGGAGAAGGTCTTAAAAATACAATAGAAACATAA